One stretch of Segatella copri DNA includes these proteins:
- a CDS encoding glycoside hydrolase, which yields MKKTSIFSLTAALMMTANLYAQSSYKVTVNPNICYQTIADFGSSDCWTADFVGKYFSDAEKEKSAKWLFSQEMDADGNPEGIGLSMWRVNLGAGSAEQGSQSGIEDITRRGYCYLDANGNYDWTKSAGQQYFMQQAKKYGVDHFLLFSNSAPVQFTKNGKACANKGVSGSNLADNHYADFAKFLTTTTKHFTDKGYNITLIDPVNEPQYDWTEGQEGSPWTNECIAKLARELDKSITDQGLSAQILLPEACQWKALYQDGTEKRANNQIEAFFNTSNSSTYIGDLKNLKRAIAGHSYWTFGTNADLKDIRQNVWNKAQEYNLDVYQTEWSMLDKEPSTSAGFPSSYDAASYMDISLYMGKLIHCDLTYGNMASWSYWTSFAQEKWGQKNRFYLLRMNTQGDNNNESYGDIQNGGTITDNSNLWVLGNYSRFIRPGYKRIDHITNKEENLNKLLGSAYLSPDGKRIVLVYVNMMASQNSVRINIEGQKAAKDINVYRTSAKENLKHIKSSFSLDKLIAIPTKSVVTIVIDFEDAINTGISHIKADKAGSNDIYSIEGKLVRKHADSTEGLAKGIYIQNGKKFVIK from the coding sequence ATGAAAAAAACATCCATCTTCAGCCTCACAGCTGCCTTGATGATGACTGCCAACTTATATGCGCAATCATCATATAAGGTCACCGTAAACCCCAACATCTGCTATCAGACCATAGCAGACTTCGGATCAAGCGACTGTTGGACAGCCGATTTTGTGGGCAAATATTTCAGTGATGCAGAAAAAGAGAAATCGGCGAAATGGCTCTTCAGCCAGGAAATGGATGCCGATGGTAACCCAGAAGGCATCGGTCTCTCAATGTGGCGCGTAAACCTGGGTGCCGGTTCAGCAGAACAAGGCAGCCAAAGCGGCATCGAAGACATCACCCGACGTGGCTACTGCTATCTAGATGCCAATGGCAACTACGACTGGACCAAGTCGGCAGGTCAACAATACTTCATGCAGCAAGCCAAGAAATATGGAGTAGATCATTTTCTGCTCTTCTCCAATTCAGCCCCAGTACAGTTTACCAAAAACGGCAAGGCATGCGCCAACAAGGGTGTGAGCGGAAGCAATCTCGCAGACAATCACTATGCCGACTTTGCCAAATTCCTCACGACAACAACCAAACACTTCACCGACAAAGGCTACAACATAACCCTCATTGATCCGGTAAACGAGCCACAATACGATTGGACTGAAGGTCAGGAAGGTTCACCATGGACCAACGAGTGCATCGCCAAGCTCGCCCGAGAGTTGGACAAAAGCATTACCGACCAGGGACTCTCTGCCCAGATACTCCTGCCGGAAGCCTGCCAATGGAAGGCACTCTATCAAGACGGAACCGAGAAGAGAGCCAACAACCAGATAGAGGCTTTCTTCAATACCAGCAACAGCAGCACCTACATTGGCGACTTGAAAAACCTGAAAAGAGCCATCGCTGGTCATAGCTACTGGACCTTCGGCACGAATGCCGACCTGAAGGACATCCGTCAGAACGTATGGAACAAGGCTCAGGAATACAATCTCGATGTATATCAAACCGAATGGAGCATGCTCGATAAGGAGCCATCCACTTCAGCAGGTTTCCCTTCCAGTTACGATGCAGCCAGCTATATGGACATCTCGCTCTATATGGGTAAGCTTATCCACTGCGATCTCACCTACGGCAATATGGCATCATGGAGCTACTGGACCTCTTTCGCACAAGAGAAATGGGGACAGAAGAACCGCTTCTATCTCTTGCGAATGAATACCCAGGGCGATAACAACAACGAGAGCTATGGTGATATCCAGAACGGCGGTACCATCACCGACAACAGTAACCTCTGGGTACTCGGCAACTACAGCCGTTTCATCCGCCCTGGTTACAAGCGTATCGACCATATCACCAATAAGGAAGAAAATCTCAATAAGCTTCTGGGATCTGCCTATCTTTCTCCAGATGGCAAACGAATCGTTTTAGTATATGTAAACATGATGGCATCACAAAACAGTGTACGCATCAACATTGAGGGACAGAAGGCAGCCAAGGATATCAACGTTTACCGCACATCTGCGAAAGAAAACCTGAAGCACATCAAGAGCAGTTTCAGTCTGGATAAGCTGATTGCCATCCCAACCAAGAGCGTTGTAACCATCGTGATTGATTTCGAAGATGCCATCAATACTGGCATTAGCCATATCAAGGCAGATAAGGCCGGTAGCAATGACATCTACAGCATCGAGGGCAAATTGGTTCGCAAACATGCAGATTCTACAGAAGGACTCGCCAAGGGTATCTATATCCAAAACGGAAAGAAATTCGTGATAAAATAA
- a CDS encoding beta-galactosidase: MTVTTSIKTLAFASLLALAPAQMMAAQKGGTFTTGDKTFLLNGKPFVVKAAELHYPRIPRAYWEHRIKMCKALGMNTVCLYVFWNIHEQEEGKFDFTGNNDVAAFCRLAQKNGMYVIVRPGPYVCAEWEMGGLPWWLLKKKDIRLREQDPYFMQRVEIFEKEVGKQLAPLTIQNGGPIIMVQVENEYGSYGKDKPYVSAIRDIVRKSGFDKVSLFQCDWSSNFLNNGLDDLTWTMNFGTGANIDQQFKRLGEVRPNAPKMCSEFWSGWFDKWGARHETRPAKDMVEGMDEMLSKGISFSLYMTHGGTSFGHWAGANSPGFQPDVTSYDYDAPINEWGLATPKFYELQKMMAKYNDGKKLPAVPKAPMQIIKVPEFKFTEYKPLSYGIGKEKESNAPQCFEDMDMGWGTMVYETQVPAIESTSTLTGEFHDFAQVYVNGKYVGKIDRVKNEKSLELPAMPQGAQLTIVVEGMGRINFGRAIKDYKGIIGNVTITTQKEDCELALTSTRWNNSSIADDYQTAVKALTMPTNKMRGLQTKAGYYRGYFNLKKVGDTFINMEAFGKGQVYVNGHALGRFWQIGPQQTLYLPGCWLKKGKNEVIVLDVVGPKGEAGKPGSTVAPTAFCQDHPELDKLNLEKSNKHNEPGHRMDLNSETPVLKGEFKAGNGWQTIKLDKPVTGRYFAIQAESSQSGDSQIAIAEVYLQDAQGNRIDRNNWVAFYADSEKGNSTLDKMFDLQESTYWQTEKGANFPHLGIVDMGKEVTISAFEYLPRAEQGAPGSVKAFKLYVKK, from the coding sequence ATGACAGTAACAACTTCAATCAAGACATTAGCCTTTGCCTCACTATTGGCACTGGCACCGGCTCAGATGATGGCGGCACAAAAAGGTGGCACCTTCACTACCGGCGACAAGACATTCCTTCTCAATGGCAAACCTTTCGTGGTTAAAGCTGCCGAGTTACACTATCCTCGTATTCCTCGTGCCTACTGGGAGCATCGCATCAAGATGTGCAAGGCTCTTGGCATGAATACCGTCTGCCTCTATGTGTTCTGGAATATCCATGAGCAGGAGGAAGGCAAATTCGACTTCACTGGCAATAACGATGTGGCTGCTTTCTGCCGCCTCGCTCAGAAGAACGGCATGTATGTCATCGTTCGCCCGGGTCCATACGTTTGTGCAGAATGGGAAATGGGTGGTCTGCCTTGGTGGCTCCTCAAGAAGAAGGATATCCGTCTGCGTGAGCAGGATCCTTACTTCATGCAGCGAGTAGAAATCTTCGAGAAGGAAGTGGGCAAGCAGCTGGCTCCACTCACCATCCAGAATGGTGGTCCTATCATCATGGTTCAGGTGGAGAACGAATATGGTTCTTACGGCAAGGACAAGCCATACGTAAGTGCCATCCGCGACATCGTCCGCAAGAGCGGATTTGATAAGGTAAGCCTCTTCCAATGCGACTGGTCATCCAACTTCCTGAACAATGGTCTCGATGACCTGACTTGGACCATGAACTTCGGTACGGGTGCCAACATCGACCAGCAGTTTAAGCGTCTCGGCGAGGTTCGTCCGAATGCTCCCAAGATGTGTTCAGAGTTCTGGAGTGGCTGGTTCGACAAGTGGGGAGCCCGCCACGAGACCCGTCCTGCCAAGGATATGGTAGAAGGAATGGACGAGATGCTGAGCAAAGGCATCAGCTTCTCTCTCTATATGACCCACGGCGGAACCAGCTTCGGCCATTGGGCAGGTGCCAACTCTCCTGGTTTCCAGCCAGACGTAACCAGCTATGATTACGATGCCCCTATCAACGAATGGGGATTGGCTACGCCTAAGTTCTATGAACTGCAGAAGATGATGGCGAAATACAACGACGGCAAGAAGTTGCCAGCCGTACCTAAGGCTCCGATGCAGATCATCAAGGTACCAGAGTTCAAGTTTACCGAATACAAGCCATTGAGCTATGGTATCGGAAAGGAGAAAGAAAGCAACGCTCCTCAGTGCTTCGAGGATATGGATATGGGATGGGGAACCATGGTTTACGAGACCCAGGTTCCAGCCATCGAAAGTACATCAACCCTTACCGGCGAGTTCCACGATTTTGCCCAGGTATATGTGAACGGAAAGTATGTAGGCAAGATTGACCGTGTAAAGAATGAGAAATCACTCGAATTGCCAGCCATGCCACAGGGTGCACAGCTCACCATCGTAGTAGAAGGTATGGGAAGAATCAACTTCGGTCGTGCTATCAAGGACTACAAGGGTATCATCGGCAACGTAACCATCACTACACAGAAAGAGGATTGCGAACTTGCCCTCACCTCTACCCGTTGGAACAACAGCAGCATTGCTGATGATTACCAGACTGCAGTCAAGGCACTCACCATGCCAACCAACAAGATGCGCGGTCTCCAGACCAAGGCGGGTTACTATCGCGGCTACTTCAACCTGAAGAAGGTGGGCGACACCTTTATTAATATGGAGGCATTCGGCAAGGGTCAGGTTTACGTCAACGGACATGCCCTCGGTCGCTTCTGGCAGATTGGTCCTCAGCAGACCTTATATCTTCCAGGCTGCTGGTTGAAGAAGGGCAAGAACGAGGTGATTGTTCTCGACGTTGTAGGTCCTAAGGGTGAAGCAGGAAAGCCAGGTTCTACCGTGGCTCCTACCGCTTTCTGCCAGGATCATCCGGAGCTCGACAAGCTGAATCTCGAAAAGAGCAACAAGCATAACGAGCCAGGTCATCGCATGGATCTCAATTCAGAGACTCCTGTATTGAAGGGCGAGTTCAAGGCTGGCAACGGCTGGCAGACCATCAAGCTCGACAAGCCTGTAACCGGTCGCTACTTCGCCATCCAGGCAGAAAGCAGCCAGAGCGGTGACAGCCAGATTGCCATCGCCGAGGTTTATCTGCAGGATGCACAGGGCAACCGCATCGACCGCAACAACTGGGTAGCCTTCTATGCCGACAGCGAGAAGGGCAACTCAACACTCGACAAGATGTTTGACTTGCAGGAGAGCACTTACTGGCAGACCGAGAAGGGTGCCAACTTCCCACATCTCGGCATCGTGGATATGGGCAAGGAAGTTACCATCTCTGCCTTCGAGTACTTGCCACGTGCCGAGCAGGGTGCTCCAGGCAGCGTGAAGGCATTCAAGCTCTATGTAAAGAAATAA
- a CDS encoding glycoside hydrolase encodes MKYGALSALLIASINMQAAQEGTTRYTILTQSPEQHIQHFGASDAWSMQFLGLWSEKQQEQIADWLFSTENDALGKPKGIGLSIWRFNLGAGSEEQGEASQIQPGTRTQCFLNADGTYDWSKQAGQRKFLKLAKQRGVPYFLAFCNSAPVFYTKNGLATNTGRGGTINLKDDCYGKFGKFIATSLKGIEEHDGIHFNYISPINEPDGHWNWTGPKQEGTPATNREFAKVAKEVSKALVKNKLNTEILINESSDYRCMLGTHMADWQRGYEINSFFTKDSTQTYLGKTKQLLPLIGAHSYWTNTPIPYMREIRMKIREACKQKNIKFWQTELCIMGNDEEIGGGTPYDFSMKTALYVARVIHHDLVYANAESWSWWRSAGGDYRDGLIRIYSKDGWKSGWAVDSKLMWVLGNYSRFIRPGAQRFDIATTSADGKQIEEGYNDPYGVMCSAYQNANGKWVIVAINYSEDVKPVNFQLDNHEQKNWQMYRTSDISSESLAPIGSCDGTTQLAPRSITTFMQK; translated from the coding sequence ATGAAATACGGTGCTTTATCTGCATTGCTCATCGCCAGCATCAACATGCAGGCAGCACAGGAAGGAACAACCCGTTATACCATCCTTACCCAAAGCCCGGAGCAGCACATCCAGCACTTCGGTGCCAGCGATGCATGGAGTATGCAGTTTCTCGGTCTATGGTCAGAGAAACAGCAGGAGCAGATTGCCGACTGGCTCTTCTCTACCGAGAATGATGCCTTAGGCAAACCTAAAGGCATCGGCTTGTCTATCTGGCGATTCAATCTGGGAGCCGGAAGCGAGGAACAGGGAGAGGCTTCGCAGATTCAGCCGGGCACAAGAACCCAATGCTTTCTCAATGCTGACGGCACCTACGACTGGAGCAAACAGGCTGGACAGCGCAAGTTTCTCAAGCTCGCCAAGCAGAGAGGTGTGCCTTATTTCCTCGCCTTCTGCAACTCAGCACCCGTGTTCTATACCAAGAACGGACTCGCAACCAACACAGGGCGCGGCGGCACCATCAATCTGAAGGATGATTGCTACGGCAAATTCGGAAAGTTCATCGCCACATCTCTCAAAGGCATCGAAGAGCACGATGGCATCCACTTCAACTACATCAGCCCTATCAACGAGCCGGATGGACATTGGAACTGGACAGGACCGAAGCAGGAAGGAACCCCAGCCACCAACCGCGAGTTTGCCAAGGTGGCAAAGGAGGTAAGCAAAGCATTGGTAAAAAACAAGCTCAACACCGAGATTCTCATCAATGAGTCGAGCGACTATCGCTGCATGCTTGGCACCCACATGGCCGACTGGCAGCGAGGCTACGAAATCAACTCCTTCTTCACCAAGGACAGTACGCAGACCTATCTGGGCAAGACCAAGCAACTCCTCCCTCTCATCGGTGCTCATAGCTACTGGACCAATACCCCTATCCCATACATGAGAGAAATCAGAATGAAGATTAGGGAAGCATGTAAGCAGAAGAACATCAAGTTCTGGCAAACAGAACTCTGCATCATGGGCAACGACGAGGAGATTGGCGGCGGAACTCCTTACGACTTCTCGATGAAGACAGCCCTCTATGTGGCTCGTGTCATCCATCATGACCTGGTATATGCCAATGCCGAGAGCTGGAGCTGGTGGCGTTCTGCAGGCGGTGACTACCGCGATGGACTCATCCGCATATACAGCAAGGATGGATGGAAGAGCGGCTGGGCAGTAGATTCCAAGTTGATGTGGGTACTCGGCAACTATTCCCGCTTTATCCGTCCAGGTGCCCAGCGCTTCGATATCGCTACAACTTCTGCCGACGGAAAGCAGATAGAGGAAGGCTACAACGACCCTTACGGAGTAATGTGTTCTGCCTATCAGAATGCCAACGGCAAATGGGTGATTGTGGCAATCAACTATTCTGAGGATGTGAAGCCTGTCAACTTCCAACTCGATAATCATGAGCAGAAAAACTGGCAGATGTATCGTACCAGTGACATCTCTTCCGAGAGTTTAGCGCCTATTGGAAGTTGCGATGGAACCACGCAGTTGGCTCCACGAAGCATTACGACTTTTATGCAAAAATGA